The following coding sequences lie in one Halorussus vallis genomic window:
- a CDS encoding nucleotide sugar dehydrogenase, translating to MSSVREFPETERPETATVCVVGMGYVGLPLAVAFDDADQDVVGFDIDERKVSALNDGVDTTEGDIGDDRIENCDVEFTTEATAIGDADYAIVAVPTPVDDQGTPNLDFVESAGETVGEYLAPGTTVVLESTVYPGATREVLVPAVERASGFTAGEDFHVGYSPERVVPGTDRTISDVVKIVGADDEDVRDDLADLYERVVAAGVYPAPSVEVAEAAKVVENTQRDLNIALMNELSVAFEHIGLDTDEVLDAAATKWNFHDGYRPGLVGGHCIPVDPNYLAYRTQREGFTPKLIEQARETNEHMPTHTAQLTLKALNDSGKVPRDSRLLVLGLTYKPNVADIRTSEISGVIDELRTYDAEVAGHDPHADPAAVRETFDVEVQDELDLEGFDGLILGVDHDAYDDLSLGDLAGALSDDPVLVDVPGRFDEAMAEKHGFTYRRL from the coding sequence ATGAGTTCGGTCAGGGAGTTCCCCGAAACCGAACGGCCCGAAACCGCGACCGTCTGCGTCGTGGGCATGGGCTACGTCGGCCTGCCGCTGGCGGTCGCGTTCGACGACGCCGACCAGGACGTCGTCGGCTTCGACATCGACGAGCGGAAGGTTTCGGCGCTGAACGACGGCGTCGACACCACCGAGGGCGACATCGGCGACGACCGCATCGAGAACTGCGACGTGGAGTTCACCACCGAAGCCACCGCCATCGGCGACGCCGACTACGCCATCGTCGCGGTGCCGACGCCCGTCGACGACCAGGGGACGCCGAACCTCGACTTCGTCGAGAGCGCGGGCGAAACCGTCGGCGAGTACCTCGCGCCCGGCACGACCGTCGTGCTCGAATCGACCGTCTACCCCGGCGCGACCCGCGAGGTGCTCGTGCCCGCGGTCGAACGCGCCTCCGGGTTCACGGCGGGCGAAGACTTCCACGTGGGCTACTCGCCCGAGCGCGTGGTGCCGGGCACCGACCGCACCATCAGCGACGTGGTGAAGATCGTCGGCGCCGACGACGAGGACGTCCGCGACGACCTCGCCGACCTCTACGAGCGCGTGGTCGCCGCGGGCGTCTACCCCGCCCCGAGCGTCGAAGTCGCGGAGGCCGCGAAGGTGGTCGAGAACACCCAGCGCGACCTCAACATCGCGCTGATGAACGAACTGTCGGTCGCGTTCGAGCACATCGGCCTCGACACCGACGAGGTGCTGGACGCCGCCGCGACCAAGTGGAACTTCCACGACGGCTACCGGCCCGGACTGGTCGGCGGCCACTGCATCCCGGTCGACCCCAACTACCTCGCCTACCGGACCCAGCGGGAGGGCTTCACGCCCAAACTCATCGAGCAGGCCCGCGAAACCAACGAGCACATGCCGACTCACACCGCCCAGTTGACGCTGAAGGCGCTCAACGACAGCGGGAAGGTGCCCCGCGACAGCCGGCTGCTGGTGCTCGGGCTGACCTACAAGCCCAACGTCGCCGACATCCGCACCTCGGAGATCAGCGGCGTCATCGACGAACTCCGAACCTACGACGCCGAAGTCGCGGGCCACGACCCCCACGCCGACCCCGCCGCGGTGCGCGAGACGTTCGACGTCGAGGTCCAGGATGAACTCGACCTCGAAGGCTTCGACGGCCTCATCCTCGGCGTCGACCACGACGCCTACGACGACCTCTCGCTCGGCGACCTCGCCGGGGCGCTCTCCGACGACCCGGTGCTGGTCGACGTGCCGGGCCGGTTCGACGAGGCGATGGCCGAGAAGCACGGCTTCACCTACAGGCGGCTCTGA
- a CDS encoding DUF7344 domain-containing protein codes for MNAAEHQTDGAAGLGSTNDDDDIDEPKALSKDEIFHLLQNQRRRDVLRYLQGVEGRVAMRDLAEQVAAWEHDTTLQALTSDECQRVYIALYQTHLPKLDEEGIIEYNQSRGIVERTPQADQLDKYLETDAGDDEDDREGVPWNSLRIGVSALGLVLFVGNALGLPVLAALTGFQVGVVVFALFTLVTAAEFVTDAGSSD; via the coding sequence ATGAACGCAGCAGAGCACCAAACCGACGGCGCGGCCGGACTCGGTTCGACCAACGACGACGACGACATCGACGAACCGAAGGCCCTCTCGAAGGACGAAATCTTCCACCTCCTCCAGAACCAGCGCCGCCGAGACGTACTGCGATACCTCCAGGGCGTCGAGGGGCGAGTCGCGATGCGCGACTTGGCCGAGCAGGTGGCGGCGTGGGAACACGACACCACCCTCCAGGCGCTCACCTCCGACGAGTGCCAGCGCGTCTACATCGCCCTCTACCAGACCCACCTCCCCAAACTGGACGAGGAGGGCATCATCGAGTACAACCAGAGTCGCGGCATCGTCGAGCGAACGCCCCAGGCCGACCAACTCGACAAGTACCTCGAAACCGACGCCGGCGACGACGAGGACGACCGTGAGGGCGTCCCGTGGAACTCCCTCCGAATCGGCGTGTCGGCGCTCGGACTGGTGCTGTTCGTCGGGAACGCGCTCGGCCTGCCGGTGCTAGCGGCGCTCACGGGGTTCCAGGTCGGAGTGGTCGTCTTCGCGCTGTTCACCCTCGTGACCGCCGCGGAGTTCGTCACCGACGCGGGGTCCTCCGACTGA
- the glmS gene encoding glutamine--fructose-6-phosphate transaminase (isomerizing): protein MCGIIARVGRGDSVDTLLTGLENLEYRGYDSAGVAVQNGHGIKIHKQSGQVSELKHDLRHKSPKGNVGIGHTRWSTHGPPTDENAHPHTTSTTDVAVVHNGVIENYDELREELKAKGREFTSDTDTEVIPHLVEEHLEEVGDSEVAFRRAVRELEGSYAIAALVDDEDVVYAARQGSPLVFGLDENDEGDDEYFLASDVPAFLEYTDQVMFLEDGDVAVVRPDGVELTDLDGNAVNREIETIDWDPEETGKGRYDHYMLKEIDTQPTALSNTIDGRIDPDEGAVDLEDFPEGTFEDVRDVQLVACGTSYHAALYGGQLLKQAGVRTEVHRANEYELSSGPVDDGTLVIAVTQSGETADTLAALRRAKRKGAKTVTVTNVVGSTAAREADEALFIRAGPEIGVAATKTFSSQAVSLSLLAQRLADDVPTAQPRDDAAEFLSELRALPDGIRTVLDRHGADDLARRYRDSDAYFFIGRGLGNSVAKEGALKFKEITYEHAEGFASGELKHGPLALVTPDTPVFAVFTGDEEQDRKTRKNAEEAQARGAPLVVVAPEDHDAAKIADDHLVVPETHPVWAGLLANVQLQLVAYYAADQLSRPIDKPRNLAKSVTVE from the coding sequence ATGTGCGGCATCATCGCCCGGGTCGGGCGCGGCGACTCCGTCGACACGCTGCTGACCGGCCTCGAGAACCTCGAATACCGCGGCTACGACTCGGCGGGCGTCGCGGTACAGAACGGCCACGGCATCAAGATCCACAAGCAGTCCGGCCAGGTTTCGGAGCTCAAGCACGACCTCCGTCACAAGTCCCCGAAGGGTAACGTCGGCATCGGTCACACCCGCTGGAGCACCCACGGTCCGCCGACCGACGAGAACGCCCACCCGCACACGACCTCCACGACCGACGTCGCCGTCGTCCATAACGGCGTCATCGAGAACTACGACGAACTCCGCGAGGAACTGAAGGCGAAGGGTCGGGAGTTCACCAGCGACACCGACACCGAGGTCATCCCGCACCTCGTCGAGGAGCACCTGGAGGAGGTCGGCGACAGCGAGGTCGCGTTCCGCCGCGCGGTCCGCGAACTCGAAGGGAGCTACGCCATCGCCGCGCTCGTCGACGACGAGGACGTGGTGTACGCCGCCCGGCAGGGTTCGCCGCTCGTGTTCGGCCTCGACGAGAACGACGAGGGCGACGACGAGTACTTCCTCGCCAGCGACGTCCCCGCGTTCCTCGAGTACACCGACCAGGTGATGTTCCTCGAAGACGGCGACGTCGCCGTCGTTCGCCCCGATGGCGTCGAGTTGACCGACCTCGACGGCAACGCGGTGAACCGCGAAATCGAGACGATCGACTGGGACCCCGAGGAAACCGGCAAGGGTCGCTACGACCACTACATGCTCAAGGAGATAGACACCCAGCCGACCGCGCTCTCGAACACCATCGACGGGCGCATCGACCCCGACGAGGGCGCGGTCGACCTGGAGGACTTCCCCGAGGGCACCTTCGAGGACGTGCGGGACGTCCAGTTGGTCGCCTGCGGCACCAGCTACCACGCCGCGCTGTACGGCGGTCAGCTCCTGAAGCAGGCGGGCGTCCGAACCGAAGTCCACCGGGCGAACGAGTACGAACTCTCCTCCGGCCCGGTCGACGACGGTACGCTTGTCATCGCGGTCACCCAGAGCGGCGAAACCGCGGACACTCTCGCGGCGCTCCGACGCGCCAAGCGCAAGGGTGCCAAGACCGTCACGGTGACCAACGTGGTCGGGTCGACCGCGGCCCGCGAGGCCGACGAGGCGCTGTTCATCCGCGCCGGCCCCGAAATCGGCGTGGCCGCGACCAAGACGTTCTCCTCGCAGGCGGTGTCGCTGTCGCTGCTCGCCCAGCGACTCGCCGACGACGTTCCGACCGCGCAACCCCGAGATGACGCCGCCGAGTTCCTCTCGGAGCTACGCGCGCTGCCCGACGGCATCCGAACGGTCCTCGACCGGCACGGAGCCGACGACCTCGCCCGGCGCTACCGCGACAGCGATGCCTACTTCTTCATCGGCCGGGGGCTCGGTAACTCGGTCGCCAAGGAGGGCGCGCTCAAGTTCAAGGAGATCACCTACGAGCACGCCGAGGGCTTCGCGTCGGGCGAACTCAAACACGGTCCGCTCGCGCTGGTTACGCCCGATACCCCCGTGTTCGCCGTCTTCACGGGCGACGAGGAGCAGGACAGGAAGACCCGCAAGAACGCCGAGGAGGCCCAGGCGCGCGGCGCGCCGCTGGTGGTCGTCGCACCCGAGGACCACGACGCCGCGAAAATCGCCGACGACCACCTCGTGGTGCCGGAAACCCACCCCGTCTGGGCGGGGCTGCTGGCGAACGTCCAGCTCCAACTCGTCGCCTACTACGCGGCCGACCAACTGAGTCGGCCCATCGACAAACCGCGGAACCTCGCGAAGAGCGTGACGGTCGAGTAG
- a CDS encoding glycosyltransferase, producing the protein MRALQLTTTPRPFFDQQVAALEARGVECSTLSVPRTGEDGRVPTDYVRYLPGVLREVGAGESYDLVHANYGLVAPYAVAAARLADVPLVVTFWGTDLMGPEWLRRLGVACASAADAVILPSRAMADALDGDYTYVPFGVDTDLFRPIPKDEARERVGWPDEENVALFPYDPDRPEKDYERAKRVVSLANADARLRSISGVDYEEVPYYFNAADALLVTSERESGPMVVKEAAACNVPVVSTDVGFAADAVGDVTHSTVSDDDDALAAGLDAAFGGGRSDGREVVSGLSVETMGDRLAGLYDRVLDRRGDDRSAGRERNDRVSESGRRTRRRGGAPADPVDGNPVDGNSADGETLGDSAADRPADAPAGGRVGDEREVRHGN; encoded by the coding sequence GTGAGAGCGCTCCAGCTAACCACCACGCCCCGGCCGTTCTTCGACCAGCAGGTCGCGGCACTCGAAGCACGCGGCGTCGAGTGTTCGACCCTGTCGGTCCCGCGGACGGGCGAGGACGGCCGAGTTCCGACCGACTACGTCCGGTACCTCCCGGGAGTGCTCCGCGAGGTCGGCGCGGGCGAATCGTACGACCTCGTCCACGCCAACTACGGCCTGGTCGCGCCCTACGCGGTCGCGGCCGCCCGACTCGCCGACGTCCCGCTGGTCGTCACCTTCTGGGGGACCGACCTGATGGGTCCCGAGTGGCTCCGGCGACTCGGCGTCGCGTGTGCGAGCGCGGCAGACGCGGTAATCCTGCCGAGTCGGGCGATGGCCGACGCGCTCGACGGCGACTACACCTACGTTCCGTTCGGCGTCGACACCGACCTGTTCCGGCCGATTCCCAAGGACGAGGCCCGCGAGCGCGTCGGATGGCCCGACGAGGAAAATGTGGCGCTGTTCCCCTACGACCCCGACCGCCCGGAGAAGGACTACGAGCGCGCCAAGCGCGTCGTCTCGCTCGCGAACGCCGACGCTCGACTCCGGTCGATCTCGGGCGTCGACTACGAGGAGGTGCCCTACTACTTCAACGCGGCCGACGCACTGCTGGTCACCTCCGAGCGCGAGAGCGGCCCGATGGTCGTCAAGGAGGCCGCGGCCTGCAACGTCCCGGTGGTTTCGACCGACGTCGGGTTCGCGGCCGACGCCGTCGGCGACGTGACCCACTCGACGGTTTCGGACGACGACGACGCGCTGGCCGCCGGACTCGACGCCGCCTTCGGCGGCGGTCGGTCCGACGGCCGGGAGGTCGTCTCCGGCCTGAGCGTCGAGACGATGGGCGACCGACTCGCGGGGCTGTACGACCGCGTGCTCGACCGGCGCGGGGACGACCGCAGCGCCGGCCGCGAGCGGAACGACCGCGTCTCCGAATCCGGTCGGCGGACGCGCCGCCGCGGCGGCGCGCCCGCCGACCCGGTGGACGGCAACCCGGTGGACGGCAATTCGGCGGACGGCGAGACGCTTGGCGATTCGGCGGCCGACCGTCCGGCCGACGCGCCCGCCGGCGGGCGCGTCGGCGACGAACGGGAGGTGCGCCATGGGAACTAG
- a CDS encoding glycosyltransferase family 2 protein, with the protein MYRDHTVGVVVPAYNEEGHVGAVLDEIPAFVDRVYVVDDASTDGTWDEICAYAETADAGERAQSGEDGAPADESEGDAPAGAATAADGGEPNEAGRGSEVASDGGVAESGPTVVPIRHEENRGAGGALKTGYLRAREEGVDVTVTIDADGQMDPGIMPRFLDPIVAGEADYTKGNRLANPAYREEMPRFRQVGNWILTYLTRIASGYWRMSDPQNGYTAVSLEALWAIDLEGMYEYYGYCNDVLVKLNAAGMTVADVSMPAKYGDEESSIDYVEYIPKVSGMLFRNFCWRLRERYGPTDPVSLAYGAGTAGGLLAAGSALAAARRAAASAVGSAEDGTEDSDGDTASAAARNALGALFAGTLAVLAGMALDARANEGREAHEFADREGER; encoded by the coding sequence ATGTACCGCGACCACACCGTCGGCGTCGTCGTGCCGGCGTACAACGAGGAGGGCCACGTCGGCGCGGTCCTCGACGAGATTCCCGCGTTCGTCGACCGGGTGTACGTCGTCGACGACGCCTCGACCGACGGCACGTGGGACGAGATCTGCGCGTACGCAGAAACCGCTGACGCGGGCGAGCGAGCGCAGTCCGGCGAGGACGGCGCGCCCGCCGACGAGTCCGAGGGTGACGCGCCGGCCGGGGCCGCGACCGCCGCAGACGGCGGGGAACCGAACGAAGCGGGGCGAGGGTCGGAAGTCGCCTCGGACGGCGGCGTCGCCGAGTCGGGGCCGACCGTGGTTCCGATTCGCCACGAGGAGAATCGGGGCGCAGGCGGCGCGCTCAAGACCGGATACCTCCGCGCGCGCGAGGAGGGCGTTGACGTCACCGTCACCATCGACGCCGACGGCCAGATGGACCCCGGCATCATGCCCCGGTTCCTCGACCCCATCGTGGCCGGCGAGGCCGATTACACGAAGGGTAATCGGCTGGCCAACCCCGCCTACCGCGAGGAGATGCCGCGGTTCCGGCAGGTCGGCAACTGGATTCTGACCTACCTGACCCGCATCGCCAGCGGCTACTGGCGGATGTCCGACCCGCAGAACGGCTACACCGCCGTCTCGCTCGAAGCGCTGTGGGCCATCGACCTCGAAGGGATGTACGAGTACTACGGCTACTGCAACGACGTGCTGGTGAAACTCAACGCCGCCGGGATGACGGTCGCCGACGTGTCGATGCCCGCGAAGTACGGCGACGAGGAGAGCAGCATCGACTACGTCGAGTACATCCCGAAGGTGTCGGGCATGCTGTTCCGGAACTTCTGCTGGCGACTCCGCGAGCGCTACGGTCCGACCGACCCCGTCTCGCTGGCCTACGGCGCCGGCACGGCGGGCGGCCTGCTGGCGGCGGGGTCGGCGCTCGCGGCGGCGCGGCGCGCCGCCGCGAGCGCGGTGGGTTCCGCGGAGGATGGCACCGAAGACTCCGACGGCGACACTGCCTCCGCGGCCGCGAGGAACGCGCTCGGCGCGCTCTTCGCCGGCACGCTCGCGGTGCTGGCCGGGATGGCGCTCGACGCCCGGGCGAACGAGGGCCGCGAGGCCCACGAGTTCGCCGACCGGGAGGGAGAGCGATGA
- a CDS encoding DUF354 domain-containing protein: protein MTVVVTVQHPAHVHFFKHAIENWEAAGHEVRVFAREKEMAIDLLEAYDIDHEVLAGASDSLLSLARVQATYEARLLRRALALDPDVITAIGGVAAAHVAAATGAKSVVFYDTEHAELIQRLAYPLADAVFTPDCFGREVEAPHVGYAGYHELAYLHPDRFDADPAVVEGLGADPDDRLVVLRLVDWGASHDVGNGGFGDVREVVERLEAAGGEVLITAEGALPSDLESRRVSVAPERMHDLLAHADLFVGEGATMAAESAVLGTPAVYVNTLSMGYTDELADYGLLYHFDGEERHRRGLDRAVAVLEDGDPETYAERREAMLADKTDAPGMVERAVAAVASGTPDDRTRREEVTPT from the coding sequence ATGACCGTCGTCGTCACCGTCCAGCACCCCGCCCACGTCCACTTCTTCAAGCACGCCATCGAGAACTGGGAGGCGGCGGGCCACGAGGTCCGCGTCTTCGCCCGCGAGAAGGAGATGGCCATCGACCTGCTGGAGGCCTACGACATCGACCACGAGGTGCTGGCGGGCGCGTCGGACTCGCTGCTCTCGCTGGCTCGGGTCCAGGCGACCTACGAGGCCCGCCTGCTCCGGCGGGCGCTCGCGCTCGATCCGGACGTCATCACCGCCATCGGCGGGGTCGCGGCCGCCCACGTGGCGGCCGCGACCGGCGCGAAGTCGGTCGTCTTCTACGACACCGAGCACGCCGAACTCATCCAGAGACTGGCGTACCCGCTCGCCGACGCCGTCTTCACGCCCGACTGCTTCGGCCGCGAGGTCGAGGCCCCGCACGTCGGCTACGCGGGCTACCACGAACTCGCGTACCTCCACCCGGACCGCTTCGACGCCGACCCCGCGGTAGTAGAGGGCCTCGGCGCCGACCCCGACGACCGCCTCGTCGTCCTGCGACTGGTCGACTGGGGCGCGTCCCACGACGTGGGCAACGGCGGTTTCGGCGACGTCCGCGAGGTGGTCGAGCGCCTCGAAGCCGCCGGCGGCGAGGTACTCATCACCGCCGAGGGCGCGCTCCCGTCGGACCTCGAATCCCGGCGGGTTTCGGTCGCGCCCGAGCGGATGCACGACCTGCTCGCTCACGCCGACCTCTTCGTCGGCGAGGGCGCGACGATGGCGGCCGAGAGCGCGGTGCTGGGCACGCCCGCGGTGTACGTCAACACCCTCTCGATGGGCTACACCGACGAACTCGCCGACTACGGCCTGCTCTACCACTTCGACGGTGAGGAGCGCCACCGCCGCGGCCTCGACCGCGCGGTCGCGGTACTGGAGGACGGCGACCCCGAGACGTACGCGGAGCGCCGCGAGGCGATGCTCGCCGACAAGACCGACGCGCCCGGGATGGTCGAGCGCGCCGTCGCGGCGGTGGCGTCCGGGACCCCCGACGACCGCACGAGACGCGAGGAGGTGACCCCGACGTGA
- a CDS encoding DUF7563 family protein: MSGTQNVWTPTETQKTTRRCTNCGEHVTRQFARVFGDNADTVKACPNCATYRELDSADHHTG, from the coding sequence ATGAGCGGAACGCAGAACGTCTGGACGCCGACGGAGACCCAGAAGACGACGAGACGCTGCACGAACTGCGGCGAACACGTCACGCGGCAGTTCGCCCGCGTGTTCGGCGACAACGCCGATACGGTGAAGGCGTGTCCCAACTGCGCGACCTACCGCGAACTCGACAGCGCCGACCACCACACCGGATAG
- the glmU gene encoding bifunctional sugar-1-phosphate nucleotidylyltransferase/acetyltransferase, which translates to MQAVILAAGEGTRIRPLSGSLPKPMLPVADRPLAAHTADAAVAAGADELVLVVGYEADAVREFFGAEYAGIPVEYAVQERQAGTADAVRAAREHLDGAFAVLNGDNLYEPEAVADLFADGPAIGAVRVEAPSNYGVLSTDGDVVTDIVEKPADPPTNLANAGAYAFPAEAREWLDVAESERGEYEITDVLARVVDEYDVSFAEMDQWLDVGRPWELLEANEWKLGELDREIRGEVHEDAELRGPVVVEEGASVDAGVVVEGPALIRSGANVGPNAYVRGATLVGEDAKVGHGVEVKNSVLGEGTHVAHLSYVGDSVLGREVNFGAGTNVANLRHDDEAVKFTVKGERVSTGRRKFGVVAGDGAKTGINTSLNAGVKLSAGARTGPGEAVTRDR; encoded by the coding sequence ATGCAAGCAGTGATTCTCGCCGCGGGTGAAGGGACCCGAATCCGTCCCCTGTCCGGGTCGCTCCCCAAGCCGATGCTCCCGGTCGCCGACCGACCGCTGGCCGCCCACACCGCCGACGCCGCGGTGGCGGCGGGCGCCGACGAACTGGTGCTGGTCGTCGGCTACGAGGCCGACGCGGTGCGCGAGTTCTTCGGCGCGGAGTACGCCGGCATTCCAGTCGAGTACGCGGTCCAGGAGCGGCAGGCCGGCACCGCCGACGCGGTTCGGGCCGCCCGCGAACACCTCGACGGCGCGTTCGCCGTGCTCAACGGCGACAACCTCTACGAACCCGAAGCGGTCGCCGACCTGTTCGCCGACGGCCCCGCCATCGGCGCGGTCCGGGTCGAGGCGCCGTCGAACTACGGCGTGCTCTCGACCGACGGCGACGTCGTCACCGACATCGTCGAGAAACCCGCCGACCCGCCGACGAACCTGGCCAACGCGGGCGCCTACGCCTTCCCAGCGGAAGCCCGCGAGTGGCTCGACGTCGCCGAGAGCGAGCGCGGCGAGTACGAGATTACCGACGTGCTCGCGCGCGTCGTCGACGAGTACGACGTGAGTTTCGCCGAGATGGACCAGTGGCTCGACGTGGGCCGGCCGTGGGAACTGCTGGAGGCCAACGAGTGGAAGTTGGGCGAACTCGACCGCGAGATTCGCGGCGAGGTCCACGAAGACGCCGAGTTGCGCGGACCCGTCGTCGTCGAGGAGGGCGCCAGCGTCGATGCCGGCGTGGTGGTCGAAGGCCCCGCGCTGATTCGGTCGGGTGCGAACGTCGGGCCGAACGCCTACGTTCGCGGCGCCACGCTCGTCGGCGAAGACGCGAAGGTCGGCCACGGCGTCGAGGTCAAGAACAGCGTACTCGGCGAAGGGACCCACGTCGCCCACCTGAGCTACGTCGGCGACAGCGTGCTGGGCCGCGAGGTCAACTTCGGGGCGGGTACGAACGTCGCGAACCTCCGCCACGACGACGAGGCGGTGAAGTTCACGGTAAAGGGCGAGCGCGTCTCGACCGGCCGCCGGAAGTTCGGCGTGGTCGCGGGCGACGGCGCGAAGACCGGTATCAACACCAGCCTGAACGCCGGTGTCAAACTCTCGGCCGGCGCGAGGACGGGGCCCGGCGAGGCCGTCACGCGGGACAGGTGA
- a CDS encoding Cdc6/Cdc18 family protein — translation MADSSELFSREDPIFADKELLEINHLPDDGRIVGRDEELQSLASALNPALFGQSPSNVLVYGKTGTGKSLCAKHVSRQLVTEAEKEGVTVGIAYVDCAQDDTETQTVQTIASALNTPETDVSVPDKGISTSTYYKRLWRILDAEYAVVVVILDEIDKLEDDAILMQLSRAGEAGKLQNCKLGTIGISNKIKYKDRMDERVKSSLCEREFVFPPYDANQLRAIMDARSDAFKEGVLEDGTIPKAAALAAREHGDARKAIDILRYAGEIAQSREENLVREDYVEQARDRAENDRFRELIRGATPHSKHALRALAVLSLNHDGEQAFRTTAIYETYEVICDREGVDPLSTRRVRDLLREHAFLDVIEQARQSGGSAEGSYTEHRLLEDPAVVKNVLTEE, via the coding sequence ATGGCCGACTCCAGCGAACTTTTCTCCCGGGAGGACCCCATCTTCGCCGACAAGGAGTTACTCGAAATCAACCACCTGCCCGACGACGGCCGCATCGTCGGGCGCGACGAGGAACTGCAGTCGCTGGCGAGCGCGCTCAATCCGGCGCTGTTCGGCCAGAGTCCGAGCAACGTCCTGGTCTACGGCAAGACCGGGACCGGAAAGTCCCTCTGCGCCAAGCACGTCTCGCGCCAGCTCGTCACCGAAGCCGAGAAGGAGGGCGTCACCGTCGGCATCGCCTACGTCGACTGCGCCCAGGACGACACCGAGACGCAGACGGTCCAGACCATCGCGAGCGCGCTGAACACGCCCGAAACCGACGTGAGCGTCCCCGACAAGGGCATCTCGACGTCGACGTACTACAAGCGGCTCTGGCGCATCCTCGACGCCGAGTACGCCGTCGTGGTGGTCATCCTGGACGAGATCGACAAACTCGAAGACGACGCCATCCTGATGCAACTCTCGCGGGCGGGCGAGGCCGGGAAACTCCAGAACTGCAAGCTCGGCACCATCGGCATCAGCAACAAGATAAAGTACAAAGACCGGATGGACGAGCGCGTCAAGTCGAGCCTTTGCGAGCGCGAGTTCGTCTTCCCGCCGTACGACGCCAATCAGCTCCGGGCCATCATGGACGCCCGCAGTGACGCCTTCAAAGAGGGCGTGCTGGAGGACGGCACGATTCCCAAGGCGGCCGCGCTCGCGGCGCGCGAGCACGGCGACGCCCGCAAGGCCATCGACATCCTGCGGTACGCCGGCGAGATCGCCCAGTCGCGCGAGGAGAACCTCGTCCGCGAAGACTACGTCGAGCAGGCCCGCGACCGGGCGGAGAACGACCGCTTCCGGGAACTCATCCGCGGCGCGACGCCCCACTCGAAGCACGCCCTGCGCGCGCTGGCGGTGCTCTCGCTCAACCACGACGGCGAGCAGGCGTTCCGGACGACGGCCATCTACGAGACATACGAGGTCATCTGCGACCGCGAGGGCGTCGACCCGCTGTCGACCCGCCGGGTGCGAGACCTCCTGCGCGAGCACGCCTTCCTCGACGTCATCGAGCAGGCCCGCCAGAGCGGCGGGAGCGCCGAGGGGAGCTACACCGAACACCGACTGCTGGAGGACCCCGCGGTCGTGAAGAACGTCCTCACCGAGGAGTGA